The Bacteroidia bacterium genomic interval GGAAGTCGGATTGATACTGTCATAGATAAAATCATTCAAGTTGATCTTGCGGGCAATGTTTACCTAAGTGCTTCTTTCAGAGGAATGGTAGATTTCGATCCAGGCCCCGGAAATTTTATCCTCAATAGCACCACAGCTTTTGACTATGATTTTTTCTTGCTAAAACTGGATAGCTCCGGGAATTTCCTCTGGGCTACACAAACGGGAGCTCAGCAGAATGAAATTTTCTCCACGATTGCCCTGGATGACTCCTCCAACATCATCCGGATGGGATATTTTTATGGTACCCTAGATTTTGATCCTGGGCCGGGGGATTTTTCCATTACGGCTTCAAGCGGAGGAGATATCTTTTTTCAGAAATTGGATAGTGCGGCTAATTTCCTTTGGGCTAAAAGTCTGGGAAATTCAGAACAGAATTATATAGGTGCTCTTCGAACAGATGCAAGAGGGAATATTATTGCTTCGGGGAGTTTCAAAAACAGTATGGACTTCGATCCTGGAGTGGGAACTTTTATGTTGAATGCCCTCAACCTGAGCTATGATATTTTTACCCTAAAACTGAGTCCGGAAGGGAATCTTCTCTGGGTCAGTCAAATTCAAAGCGAAAATTCGGAATTTCACAGCAATCTTGAAGTAAATGCGCAAGGGGAAATCTATTGTACGGCGAGCTTTAGTGGATCGCTCGACCTTGATCCTGGCCCTGCGGTGTATGGGCTGACTTCCTCAAATAACGGATTGAATTTCGATGGCTTTCTGCAAAAAATCGATAGCCTGGGGAATTTCATCTGGGGAAAGCAGTTCTCCGGTACATCCGGCAACTTCAGTTCCTTCTATCCTCAATTTATACGATTTGATGCAGATGAATATATCTACCTGAATGGCTATGTCTGGGGAGAGGTTGATTTCGATCCTGGCCCGGGGATGAGTATAGCGGGAGGCCCCAATGATAAAGCAAATTTCCTCTTGAAATTAACCGATAATGCTGATCTCATTTGGAGCAGGACCTTTGGAAAAGATATTCCTGAACTGGTCAAGGATTTAGTAATTGATAAAGAAGAGGCCATCTATTTGGCGGGAAGATTAGGCGCTGCCTGGGATATCGATCCCGGCCCTGGAATTGCCTACTTGAGAAGCCCGAATCAAAATTCGGATATCTTCCTACTAAAATGGGAGCAAGACAGTTGCTCAGGCTTTCGCCTTGCCATAGATAGTGTCAATAATATTCAGTGCGGAATTTCGGGTTTGATAGCTAGTCATGGAGAAGGAGGCTTAGCCCCTTACACCTATATATGGAATCCCAACCCTCTGGGACAGGATTCAATCCTGCGAAGTTTTGATCCGGGCATTTATGCGCTCATGATTTCGGATTCCTTAAACTGCTCCACGGGAACGAATGTATACCTTCCTGGTCCGGAATATCAAAATCAGCGGGACATGGGAGTAAATTTGATACTCCCTCCCTTACGAGCAGGAAGGAGGCAGACCGCATTTCTGGAGGCCCGAAATAATGGATGTGTATCTGATAGCCTGAGCCTGAAATTTGTGATGAGCGACCCGAGAATCAGTATCCATTCAGTTTCTCCTCCAGCCCAATTTATACAAGGTGATACCCTGATCTGGACGAAGAATGACTTTGACTATGATGAGGGGCTTTTGAGAATTGCCCTGAATCTGGATGTTTCTGTCCCGCTAAGCAATTTATCAAATGCTTGTTTTTGGGCGAAAGCTGAGGCCTTTAGCGGCGATGTCGATCCCTCCAATAATGAACAAATGATTTGTAAGCCGATCCTTAATTCTTATGATCCCAATGACATACAGGTGTATCCAGCAGGTCATTGTGAGCAAGGTTATATTCTCAATGATCAATTACTGAGCTATAAGATTCGATTTCAAAATACAGGCAATGCCGATGCTCTGGATATTTTTATTTTGGATAGCCTGGATACAGATTTGGATTTGGAAAGTTTTCGCTTACTTGGCCAAAGTCATGATCCTTTGATTGTGGAACTACTTCCGGATCGGGTATTGAAATTCAGCTTTGACAATATACATCTCCCTGATAGTAGCAGTGATGAGCCCAATAGTCATGGCTATATCCTTTATGAAATCGCTCCCGAAGACAGCCTATTAGCAGGAACAGAAATCTTCAATCGTGCAGGGATATATTTTGATTTCAATGAGGTTGTCCTTACCAATACCGTTCGAAATACAATTATAGATCAGCTTCCCAGATTGGATACCGCTTATTTAGAGGTGAATAGCTGTGATAGTTTTAGATTAAATGAAATCAGCTATGAGCACTCGGGCTTATTTTACCAATACCTCAGCGGCATGGATAATTGTGATAGCGTCCTGGTATTAGACCTGCAAATTGAGCAGATAGAAAACGGGATAGAACAGATTGGAGGAAGCCTTCAAGCCATAGAAGAGGGAGCCAGCTATCAATGGCTGGATTGTGATCAGGGAAATCTCCCTATCGCAAATGCGACAAATCGAAGTTTCAGTCCTTCTCAGAACGGAAACTATGCTGTTCAAATAATAAAGGGAGCATGTTCGGAGATTTCGGACTGCATCAATATGACCCGCCTTGCTATTGATAAGGATTTTCAGGAACAGCTCAAGTTATACCCCAATCCGACCCGAGACGAGCTTAGACTGGAATTTCTTAGCATACAAAAAGAGCTGGAAATCAGGATTTATAATTATGCAGGTTTGTTGCTGCAAAAGGAAATTTTTGAAGAAATCGAAAGTACCCGAATTAGCTTGCCCCGGGCAGCTGGCATATATATAATTGAATTAATAGGAGAAAATCAAAGAAGTCTGCACAAGATCTGGAAGCAAAAGTAGAGCCTTGCAGACCCAAAATCTTTTCTCCCTTTTATAGGTATTTTTTTTATCCGTGTGTAGATTAAATAAGTACATTAACTTAAGCTAAATCGATCGCGCTCATTTCTTCCCTCAGTTCTCCTCTCCTTTCTGATCCTCATCCTTTTACTGAAAGAAGAACCAGGCCCCAACCTTTGATGGGTTGATATACGTCATCTATTATAACCACACTTCAAATTTTTTAACCATGAACAAATTCCTACACTTCCTCGTCCTCTTTTTTTTATGCAGCCTCAGCTATGGTCAATATGTCGGCCTGGATTGGGGATATGCCCTGGATAATCAACAATACACGACTGGAACAGCTATTCAGGCCGACCAGGCAGGCAATACTTTTATCGCTGGGCTTTATGAAGGAAACCTCGACCTGGATCCCGGACCGGGAACCCATATAGTCAATTCCGGATCAGGATTTACTTCCTTATTTATCAAAAAAGTGGATGCCTCAGGAAATTTTCTCTGGGGGCATAATTTTGATCTCGGACTTTTTACAGATTCTTTAGCAGGGAAGAGTATCGGAATAAATGGAAACGGAGATCTCTACCTTACCGGCCTTTTTAGTGGTACAGTGGATTTTGATCCAGGCCCGAATACTTTCAACCTTACGGCAAATAATACCAATTGGGGCGACTTTTTTGTTCTAAAGCTGGATGGGAATGGCAATTTTTTATGGGCAAAGAACTTCGGAGGAACAGATTATAGCGAGCGGGCAAGCCTAAACGTTGATGCTTCAGACAATGTGATTCTGGCAGGCTATTTCTACGGAACTATAGATTTCGATCCGGGGGCAGGTTCTAGCGTCTTGAATGCGGGCAATAATGGCAAATTTTTTATTCAAAAGTTGGATAGTAATGGGGATTTTCAATGGGTAAAAGAAATTGGGAATGGGAGTTATAATAGTTTGGGAGGATTTCAAATGGATTCCCAAGACAATCTTTTCTTATCTGGAAGGTTTAGTGGAACTCTTGATTTGGATCCTGGTGCGGGGACTTCTAATGTAGTTAGTCTGGGAAATGGAGCGGATGTCTTTGTTCTAAAACTTGATAACGCAGGAGATTTTGTTTGGGGAGTAAATGCTGTGTCGGGAGGAAGCCCCTGGGGAACCAATACCCTGGACGTAGATCAGGCGGGCGTTGTCTATCTTGCAGGAGATTTTCAGGGAAGCCCGGATTTTGATCCGGGAACAGGCGTTTTTACTATGACTTCCTCTAGCAATGGTAGCCGCAATGACGGTTATCTGCTAAAGCTAGACAATCAGGGAGCTTTTGTCTGGGCGAAACAATTTAGCGGAGTATCTATTCCTGGTAACAATAGCTATGTCAATCCGCAAATCATCCGGCTAGACCAATCCGGCCAAGCCTATATGTTTGGGTATTATCAGGGGACGATCGATTTTGATCCCGGACCGGGAAGTACAAATCTCACTCCTCCAAACCGGTCAAGCTTTTTTATTGTTAAATTGAATCAGAGCGGAGACCTTAACTGGGCCTTAAGCCTTGATTCTGATGCTTACAACCTTATTCGTGATGTAAGCATTGATACCCAGGATAATATTTATGTAAGTGGAGGCTTTTTCCAAAGCCTGGACATTGATCCGGGGCAGGGGAGCTTTACCCTGAATAACAGTGGAAATACTTCTATGTTTGCCTTCAAATGGACCCAGGATTCCTGTTCCAATCTTGCTGCAATTATTGATAGTGTGGCGGATGTAACTTGTGGAGGAACAGGCTTTGCATCAGGCTATGCTTCGGGGGGAACAGCTCCCTATATGTATTCCTGGAATAATACTCCTGCGAGTACAGATACCTTTGCAAATTTCACTACTGCAGGGACCTATGAGTTTACCGTTACTGATGCGAGCGGATGTAGCAGAACTTCCAATATTTTGGTAAATGGACCTACCAGCCAAAATGGGCTGGATTTGGTCGTCAATATTACTTCTACTCCCTTCCGAACAGGTTTTCCTGCCACGATTTGGATAGACGCATTCAATGATGGATGTCAGCCCGTAACGGGAGAAGTGGTACTTGTACTCGATCCATTCTTAAGCTATAATTCTTCTTCGCCTCCTCCGGATACAATCATCGGAGATAGCCTGATCTGGTATGTCAGTAATATGAATTTTGACAGTCCGCATTTTATGGCTGCCGTAGATGTGACAGTTAGTCTGAATGCTGGCATTGGAGATCGGATTTGTCTGGACGCAGATATCAGTCCCAAAACCAATGATACCAACACAAAAAACAATACCCGTGATTATTGCCGGGACGTAATCAATGCTTACGACCCTAATGATAAGCTAGCTTCTCCACAAGGATTGTGTGAGGAAGGATATATAGAGGCAAATGAACTCCTGACCTATACGGTACGCTTTCAAAATACGGGAAATGCAGATGCGATCAATATTTTCATCCTCGATACCCTGGATCAGGATTTCGATATCAATAGCCTCAAAGTTGTAGGCCAAAGTCATAAGCCCATGATCACGGAGATTCTTGCAGATCGGGTGTTGAAATTTCGCTTTGACAATATCCATCTGCCGGATAGCACCACAGATGAAAAGAATAGCCATGGCTATGTGATGTTTGAAGTAGCACCATTGGCTGGACTTCCTGTGGGGACAGAACTTACCAATACTGCCGGGATATACTTTGACTTTAACGAGCCAGTGATTACCAATACCGTATTCAATACTATCACGGATGTTCTTCCTACTTTGGACACTTCTTATGTAAGTGCGAGCAGTTGCAACAGCTATACCCTCAATGGGAGGACTTATACGCAATCCGGAAGTTTCGTTCAGCAGCTATCCGGTACTGGTGCCTGCGATAGTGTAGTCATATTGAATCTTAGTCTCCAGCCGCTGGATACGAGTGTGACCTTGATTGGCAAAACCTTGACAGCTAATGAGGGAGGTGCACATGGCCTCAATGTGAGTTACCAATGGGTGGATTGTGATAACAATAATTCGCCTATTAGCGGAGCTACCCAACAAAGCTTTACCCCTGAAGTTGATGGAAACTATGCTGTCATCATTAGTCGGGATAATTGCTCTGAAATTTCTGCCTGTACCAATGTATCTATAGTCGGAATTGATCCGGATTTTCAATCACAAGTGAAGTACTATCCCAATCCTTCGCAGGGAAGGGTAGAGGTGGAATTGGGAAGCCTGTACCAGGAAATCAATATGAATGTACTCAATGCTTTGGGACAAAAGCTGATGAGTGAGACATATAGGGCTGAAAGTACGCTGACCCTTGATCTACCACAACCTAAAGGAATTTATTTTGTGCAAATTGAAGCGGATGGGAAGCAGGCGGTGATAAAAATCATAAGAAATTAAGAAAAAAAGATAGATCATAAGGGCAGCTTTTGGGCTGCCCTTTTTTTTTACGTTTAACCAATTTAAAGAGAAGGCGTAAATTAGAGGAGATAATTACTACACACTACACTTAGCGATGAAACGCCTACTACTATTAGTTACCCTATCATTCTTTTCTTTTTTCTCCTTTAGCCAAAGCCCTATAGACAGTGCTGCTCTGGATGCCTTCATGGATGGTCAGATCCAAACCCTGATGCAGGAATTGGACATCAATGGAGTGACAGTTTCTGTTGTAAAAGGGCAGGAACTTTTCTGGAGCAAGGGCTACGGATGGGCAGATGAAAAAGCAGGAATAAAAGTTGACCCTGCCGAAAGCCTGTTTCGTATGGGATCTATTTCTAAAATGTTTGTCTGGACGGCTGTCATGCAGCTCTATGAAGAAGGAAAACTAAATTTGGATGCCGATATCCGAAGCTATATCGAGGATTTTGAAATAGATGATAGCTATGAGGAAGTGATCACGATGAAGCATCTGATGAGCCATTCGGCAGGATTTGAGGACTACTACATTCAGTTATTTTCTTCTGATAGCCTTCCTCCAAATTCTCTGGGTGAAGAACTCAAAAAGCATAATCCGGGCAGGATAAGGCCGCCGGGGGTCCATTCTTCCTATTCAAATCATGGGACGGGAATGGCCGCTTATATTGTGGAAAGGATTTCAGGATTGAAATGGGAAGATTATGTACAGGAGCGGATATTTGATCCGCTTGGGATGACGAAAAGTACCTTTGCCTATAATCTCCCCCCAAAATTTAAGCAAGCACATTCGCAGGGATATACCCATAGCGAGGGGAAATATAGCAGCCATTCTTTCAAAGGAGTTCCCCTTGCACCTGTAGGGATTGCTTCGACGACAGCAGAAGATATGGTGCCCTTTATGGTCGCTCACATGAATCATGGGAAGTATGAAGAGGTAGCGCTACTCGATTCTACCACTTCCGGACTTATGCAAACTCCATTGCATGTTCATGCAGAAGGATTGAGAGGCATATGCTATGGCTTTTTCGATCATAGCAGAAATGGCTATAAGATTGTAGGACATGGAGGAGCTACCGAATACTTCTTCAGCTATATGTTGCTCATGCCAGATGAAGATGTAGGGATTTTCATTTCGACCAATACCCAGGGAGGAGTTGATTTGATCCGGAAAGCTACAGATGCATTTTTTGATCGCTTTTACCCTAATACTACTGAGCTGAATGAAATAGAATTGTCTGAAGAAGAACTCAAGGCATTTAGTGGTTCTTATCTCAGCAACCGCAGGCCTCACAATCGCTTTACCAAAATCATAGGTTTGCTCAATACACCTACAGAAGTTTCGGTTCGAAATGGAAAGCTCTGGACAGATGGTTCGGATCCCCAGAGCTGGATACCGATCGGCCCAACTTTATTCCAGAATAGCCAAAGCACGGCAAGACTGGCATTCGAGAAAGATGATTTGGGAGAATATGCATACATGTATATGGATGCTTCGCCTCATGTCGCTATGGAAAGGGTCAGTGGGATTGAATCCCGCTCGCTCAACATTTTCATATTGATCATGAGTTTGGGGCTGGGAATTTTTGCCCTTATCCTTTGGCTCATCAACTTCTTTCTCAAGCGATCTTATGGCCTGAGTTCAGAACGGCAATTGCCCATTGCTTCCAAATTTATTACGATGGTGAATGTCTTGCTCTTGCTAGGATTCGCCTTTGCATTCGGACTGACTTTGGATTCCATTTTTGAAGAAGGCGTAAAAGACAGCCACTATCTCACCTTTGTGATTTCTGCGATTTTTGGACTCTTTACCCTATTTCAATTTGTCCTTGCTTTAGGGCATTTCCGGAAAGATGTGAAAATTCGTTCGAGTATTTTCTACCTCATCCTTTCTCTGGGGATGCTGGGCTTGCTCTTTATGATGAATTATTGGAATCTCATCGGCTTCCAATTGACCTAAAAGGAAAATTTAAAAGATTATTTAAAAATAATTTGCCTCATTTCAGGATGAGGCATTTTTTTTTGCTTGAAATATTCAGGATAAGAAAGATTTCGTTAGAGTAACAATATCAGACCTATCTCTACTCGCCTATTCTGATTATTGCAGAGGAACCTCTGTGATTTTTCCCATTCAGAATGACCCAACCTATAGCTTACTGTGCAGACCTATGGATGTTGTGAATAAAACACAGTTTTCTTTTCACTAGATATACAATTAATCACTGCACTTATGAGAAAGTTGGAACTGATTGCGGCCCTTCTTTACCTATGCCTGGTATATCTCTTTACGTCTTGTGGACAGGTTTCTCCTGACCATAATTCACCCTACAGCACAGAGCCTGAAGTTTCTGATATAGAAGCTTCTATTGAGAGAGGTCGATACCTTATCACCCTTATGGATTGTAATTCATGCCATACGCCCAAAATAATGACTGAGCAAGGTCCGGTTCCTGATCCTGCTCGCATGCTTTCAGGGCATCCGGGCGATCAACCTTTTATAGGATTTGAGAAAGAGGATGCGCCAAAGGGAAATTGGCTTTTATTCAATTCGGATTTGACAACTGCCATAGGTCCTTGGGGAGTTTCTTTCTCTGCCAACCTAACGCCTGATCCCAGCGGATTGGGGAATTGGACTTATGAACAGTTTAAAATGGCTATCACAGCGGGAAAACACAAAGGGATGGAGAATGGCAGGAGTTTATTGCCGCCCATGCCCTGGCAGTCTTATGCAGAGCTCAAGGAAGAAGATATTAGAGCGATCTTCGATTATTTACGGATCATAAAACCCATCGAAAATATCGTTCCACCTCCGATTCCCCCTGCGGATCTGACAATGAATTGAACATATGAGGCTGAAGTGAGGCTGGGTCTTCGGACTCAGCCTTTATTTTTCTACTCCCAGTATCTTTTTCATCTCCCGGTATAAAATAGGCCCGGTTTCCGGCCCGAGAGAATTGACTTCTCCGTAGGGAGGATCTTCGTATCCATAGATATGTGGAGGCTCTTCATCCCATTCACTTTTGGGTATCGCATAGCCAATCATATCATTTGAGAGACCCATGACAAATTTGAACTCAGATTTCATATAACTCCTGACTGAGGGAGTTTCTATAGCGTCAATGAGGAAATCTCTTCCCTCCGGTGCTTCGACACCTCCATTAACAATTTCGGGATATATTTCTGCGGGATGATGAAGAAATTCGGCCGGGCCCAGTCGCCAGTAAGCGAGTTCAGAGCGCATGGTCCAGAAGCTAGTGAGTCCTCTGTCGAGGACACCGAGGCTCAGCGCCAGTTTATATAAGGGATTGCTCAGCGGAAGCTCGATACTATTTGCCTTTACATAAAGAGCTGCTTCTTCAAGCCCTTCTTTCTCCCGACTTCCTGCTACCGCTTTCAGAACCAGTTCGGCAATAGCTATCCCCTGTGCCTCCGTTTTTTCATATCCGGGAGCTTTGAGGCTATCAGCAGTATGAGGATGAGGTATACTAAAGGTCGGATGGGTAGTCATCAATCCTCCTATAGATCCATTTGCGAAAATGGCTATTCCTCCCAGGCCTTCCATGACCAGAGAATCCTGATAATAAGTTCCTTTCTCCACCCCTTCCCGAATGTAGTGTGGAAAATCTGAGCTGATTAAAAGGTTTTTGTTCCAAAGAGTCTCCGGATGATTGGCCCAACTGATGAGCGTGCCAAGGGTCGTATCCTGTACTGCATCACTGACATGCATCACTCGTATTCCGGGATCGAGTACCAAAGGCTTGCGAGTGTCGGTTACATAAGGAATGGCTCCCTCCAGATCCTGAGAGAATTGAATGCGGGCAGCTTGCCTGTTTTCATAAGCCCTGATGATAGAATTTACCGTTTGCTCAATTACAAATTGTCGATACACCGGATCTACGCCGGATTTAGTATAGCTCTCTCCCCAAAGTCCAATCAGGTCAGGTCCTTCATGCGTATGTGTACTGGAAACAATGATGTAGTCTATCTTTAAAGAATCCTGGACTCGTTTTCTTACTTCAATGATATCATCATTGCCATAACCTATCATGTCCAGAACCGCCCATGCAAGGACAAAATCTCCATCATCAATGACCATAGCCCTGCTCCATAAAGGATCATGAATGCCCTGGGCCGGTCGCTGATTCTGAAATCCTGCCATCCATACTGGATCAAATTTCCCATTTCCATTTTTGTCTTCATAGCTGTCCCCATCTTCCGGATTGTAACTGGCATCCTCGTTTTTGTCTTCCCAACTATCGGAGACAAGTGGACTAATCTCAAGGGCAGAAAAGCCAACCCTAAGTGGTTGAGGCTTTTGACTTTGATGTTGAATATCTATGCTATAGCCCGTATGTCGATCTTTGGTTTGCTGTTTAACCCAAAGAAAAGTCGTCAGGAGGAGACTTAGGAGAATCAGTACTGAGTAGATCAGCACCTTTTTCCATGTAGCAGTTTTTTTCATAGCGAGAATATAGGGATAAGTTTTCTTTTCGCTTAGAATATAGGGCTTATTCTATGTAGGGGGCAATTTTCTTGAACTATTTCCATTTGATTACATCTAGAGGCAGATGCAATGTGAAACTATTTTTTGAAGTGGAATATCCATATTTCTGCCTTAGTTTGGGGTGTATAAACAAAACATACAGCTATGAAAGGAATCGTTTTTACAGAATTTTTGGAAATGGTAGAAGACAAGTTTGGTTTTGAAATCGCTGATAGCATTGTCAGTGAATCCAAACTGGAGTCAGGGGGAGTATATACGGCTGTGGGAACTTATCATCACCGTGAAATGGTACAATTGGTAAGCAAGCTGAGTCAGAAGTCTAAAGTGCAAATCCCTGAATTGCTCAAAACCTTTGGAAGGCACCTATTTGGTCAGTTTGTAAAGGGCTACGGGCGTTTCTTTACCAAGACGCAAAATTCCTTCGAATTTTTATCGGGAATCGAAAACTACATACATGTAGAAGTTCGCAAGCTATATCCTGATGCTGAACTCCCCAAATTTGAAGTAGGGCTGATAGGAAGAGATCATATGGAATTGATCTACAAATCAGAGCGTGGGATGGCAGATTTTGCAGAAGGATTGATCGAGGGTTGCATCGCGCACTTTGGAGAAGATATTAGCATTAGAAGAGAAAATATAAATAGAAGCCAGGAAGTTAAATTTTTGCTGGATAGAAAAATGTAGTATATGGAATCTCCGGAAATACTCAAGAATATAATACGTAGGGAAAGATTGGCCCGAAAATCGGCTGAGCAGATCATAGAGCAAAAAGCCCTTGAGATTTTTTTGGCCAATGAAGAACTCAAGGCACTCAATCAGTCTCTGGAGGAAAAGGTCATGGTCCGAACCCAGGAAATTGAAGCTTCATATCAAGCCCTGCAAATGGCCAAGATTCAGGCAGAGCTGGCAACCAAAGCAAAGTCCGAATTTCTCTCAAATATGAGTCATGAGATTCGTACTCCTTTGAACGCTATTTTGGGCTTTACGGACCTGATTATTCAGCAAAATGAGGATGATACCACCGGAGAATTTGCCAGCACGATTAAATACGCTGCGGAAAACCTGATGAAGGTGATCAATGAAATTCTTGATTTTTCGAAAATTGAAGCCGGGAAGGTGACCTTCGAACAGATTGATTTTGATTTCAATAAATTGATCGATGGCTTGAAAAAGATTTTCGCTACGAGAGCAGAGGAGAAGTCCCTGGATTTTTCTATTGAAGTAGATCCCTCTGTTCCCAATGTCTTGGTAGCAGATGGGACTAAGCTGAATCAAATTTTGATAAACCTGATTGGAAATGGCTTTAAGTTTACCGAGAAGGGGCATATCAAGGTTAAAGTAAGTTCAGAGCAAAACCTGGGCTTACCTCTGATGCTTCGTTTTGAGGTAGAAGACACCGGTATAGGGATTCCCAAGTCCAAGCAATTGGAGATTTTTTCAAATTTTACTCAGGCAAATAGTTCCACTACCCGGGTATATGGAGGTACCGGTCTGGGATTGAGCATTACCAAGAAGTTTATCGAACTGCAGGGGGGTAAAATATGGTTGGAAAGCGAAGAAAATAAAGGCTCTACCTTCTTCTTTGAGATTCCGGTAAAGGTGGGGAAACAGGATAAGCTGGTTGGGAAGAAGTCTATTCAGTTTGACAACAACTTATTTAAGGACATAAAAATTCTTGTAGTCGAGGATGTTGCGGTCAATAGAAAACTTATGCATCAGATCTTTCGGAGGAAAAATATCGAGGTTGATTTTGCAGTTGATGGAAAGGATGCGGTCAAATCACTTGCTGAGAAAGCATTTGACCTGGTTTTTATGGACTTGCATATGCCGATCATGGATGGAAAGCAAGCGACGCAAATCATCCGAAATCCGGTTTCTCCTGTACTCAATCACGACATTCCTATCATTGCTTTGACAGCAGATGCTTTTGAGGATACAAAGACGGAAGTTCTGGAGGTCGGGATGGATGGCTTTTTGACCAAGCCGATTGATGTGGAGAAGCTTTATATGACTCTTTATGATCTTTTCGTCCTGAATCAGGATTGATTATCAGGCAGATTCGATGATCTCCATCAGCTCCAGCCAGCGATCTGATTTTGTATCAAGATCTGCATTGAGCTTTTCCAGTTCCTGGGAGAGTTCCGCCAATTTCTCAAAATCGCTACCGCCCGCATTCATCAATTGTGTGATCTCTGCTTTGCGAGATTCCATTTGATCGATATCTCCTTCCAGCTGTTCAAATTCCCTTTTTTCATTAAAGGAAAGCTTACGTTTGTTGTTATTCTTGGGCTTTTCCGAACTATTCTTTTCAACTTTTATCGTCGCCTCTTCTTTTTCCGCATCCTGGATAGCTTTCCATTCCCGATATTGAGAATAGCTACCAGGATAATCTTTAATCTGCCCTTCTCCCTGAAATACAAAAACATGGTCCACCAGTCTATCCATAAAGAATCGATCATGGGTAACGACTAGTAGGCAGCCTTCAAAATTTTCCAGAAATTCTTCCAATCGCCTCAAGGTGATCAAATCAAGATCATTGGTGGGCTCATCCAGGATGAGGAAATTTGGATTGGTCATCAGGATACGCAGCAAGTGAAGCCGCCTCCTTTCTCCTCCGCTCAGGGTCTCAACAAAATTTGAGTGCATGGAGCGGGGAAAGAGAAAATGCTCCAGTAAAGTAGCCGCAGAAACGGTCTGACTTTTACTCAATTCTACCTGCTCTGCAGCTTCAGTAACTACCTCGATGACACGCTGATTATCCTTAAAAGCAAATCCGCTTTGCTTGTAATATCCATAAACAATGGTATCGCCCAATCTGATTTTGCCCGAGTCTGCCGCTTCTTCTCCCGTGATCATACGGAGGAAGGTGGTTTTTCCGACTCCATTGGGACCAATGATGCCTATTCTATCTCTTCGGGCAAAGGTATAGGTGAAATTGTCCAGGATATTGAGCTCTCCGTAATTCTTGCGCAGATTTTTGATCTCCAATACTTTTCCGCCGATTCGTCTTCCCTTTACTTGCAGCTTTA includes:
- a CDS encoding serine hydrolase domain-containing protein encodes the protein MKRLLLLVTLSFFSFFSFSQSPIDSAALDAFMDGQIQTLMQELDINGVTVSVVKGQELFWSKGYGWADEKAGIKVDPAESLFRMGSISKMFVWTAVMQLYEEGKLNLDADIRSYIEDFEIDDSYEEVITMKHLMSHSAGFEDYYIQLFSSDSLPPNSLGEELKKHNPGRIRPPGVHSSYSNHGTGMAAYIVERISGLKWEDYVQERIFDPLGMTKSTFAYNLPPKFKQAHSQGYTHSEGKYSSHSFKGVPLAPVGIASTTAEDMVPFMVAHMNHGKYEEVALLDSTTSGLMQTPLHVHAEGLRGICYGFFDHSRNGYKIVGHGGATEYFFSYMLLMPDEDVGIFISTNTQGGVDLIRKATDAFFDRFYPNTTELNEIELSEEELKAFSGSYLSNRRPHNRFTKIIGLLNTPTEVSVRNGKLWTDGSDPQSWIPIGPTLFQNSQSTARLAFEKDDLGEYAYMYMDASPHVAMERVSGIESRSLNIFILIMSLGLGIFALILWLINFFLKRSYGLSSERQLPIASKFITMVNVLLLLGFAFAFGLTLDSIFEEGVKDSHYLTFVISAIFGLFTLFQFVLALGHFRKDVKIRSSIFYLILSLGMLGLLFMMNYWNLIGFQLT
- a CDS encoding diheme cytochrome c-553, which gives rise to MRKLELIAALLYLCLVYLFTSCGQVSPDHNSPYSTEPEVSDIEASIERGRYLITLMDCNSCHTPKIMTEQGPVPDPARMLSGHPGDQPFIGFEKEDAPKGNWLLFNSDLTTAIGPWGVSFSANLTPDPSGLGNWTYEQFKMAITAGKHKGMENGRSLLPPMPWQSYAELKEEDIRAIFDYLRIIKPIENIVPPPIPPADLTMN
- a CDS encoding neutral/alkaline non-lysosomal ceramidase N-terminal domain-containing protein, which gives rise to MKKTATWKKVLIYSVLILLSLLLTTFLWVKQQTKDRHTGYSIDIQHQSQKPQPLRVGFSALEISPLVSDSWEDKNEDASYNPEDGDSYEDKNGNGKFDPVWMAGFQNQRPAQGIHDPLWSRAMVIDDGDFVLAWAVLDMIGYGNDDIIEVRKRVQDSLKIDYIIVSSTHTHEGPDLIGLWGESYTKSGVDPVYRQFVIEQTVNSIIRAYENRQAARIQFSQDLEGAIPYVTDTRKPLVLDPGIRVMHVSDAVQDTTLGTLISWANHPETLWNKNLLISSDFPHYIREGVEKGTYYQDSLVMEGLGGIAIFANGSIGGLMTTHPTFSIPHPHTADSLKAPGYEKTEAQGIAIAELVLKAVAGSREKEGLEEAALYVKANSIELPLSNPLYKLALSLGVLDRGLTSFWTMRSELAYWRLGPAEFLHHPAEIYPEIVNGGVEAPEGRDFLIDAIETPSVRSYMKSEFKFVMGLSNDMIGYAIPKSEWDEEPPHIYGYEDPPYGEVNSLGPETGPILYREMKKILGVEK
- a CDS encoding heme NO-binding domain-containing protein; the protein is MKGIVFTEFLEMVEDKFGFEIADSIVSESKLESGGVYTAVGTYHHREMVQLVSKLSQKSKVQIPELLKTFGRHLFGQFVKGYGRFFTKTQNSFEFLSGIENYIHVEVRKLYPDAELPKFEVGLIGRDHMELIYKSERGMADFAEGLIEGCIAHFGEDISIRRENINRSQEVKFLLDRKM
- a CDS encoding ATP-binding protein — translated: MESPEILKNIIRRERLARKSAEQIIEQKALEIFLANEELKALNQSLEEKVMVRTQEIEASYQALQMAKIQAELATKAKSEFLSNMSHEIRTPLNAILGFTDLIIQQNEDDTTGEFASTIKYAAENLMKVINEILDFSKIEAGKVTFEQIDFDFNKLIDGLKKIFATRAEEKSLDFSIEVDPSVPNVLVADGTKLNQILINLIGNGFKFTEKGHIKVKVSSEQNLGLPLMLRFEVEDTGIGIPKSKQLEIFSNFTQANSSTTRVYGGTGLGLSITKKFIELQGGKIWLESEENKGSTFFFEIPVKVGKQDKLVGKKSIQFDNNLFKDIKILVVEDVAVNRKLMHQIFRRKNIEVDFAVDGKDAVKSLAEKAFDLVFMDLHMPIMDGKQATQIIRNPVSPVLNHDIPIIALTADAFEDTKTEVLEVGMDGFLTKPIDVEKLYMTLYDLFVLNQD